The Hyphomonas sediminis genome contains a region encoding:
- a CDS encoding M20 family peptidase — protein MIRNLIVGLGAIFGILVVVVLFRTFNYGADPVGGRVELPEPPAISAERGAQNLAQAIRFRTVTVAPGDPRPGQEEPWIALHQWLEQTYPAAHAAMQKELVPGTLTLLYTWEGSDPGLNPILLMAHQDVVPVNIGTEGDWTGAPFDGDIVDGFIYGRGTIDDKGSLVALMEAAEALATSGFQPKRTILFMFGHDEEVSGSGAQAGIALLKSRGIEPEMALDEGFMIVDPSPLSGKAMGFIGIAEKGYVTLEITATGEGGHSSTPPRDSAAVRLARAVVALDENQMKADFTKPPVSDLFRSAARDMSFVQRMAFANLWLFEGMIEKQMSAIPSANAMIRTTTAPTMLAGSAKENVLAQRAVAVVNFRIHPNNTEEEIIEHVREVTASIPGIEIAVGQQGIRGQGASPVSPTDNLAYAVLASVAEATAGGAPAAPGLVLGATDARYASDITPNVYRFAPSIMSPEDLTGFHGTNERLAVENMGRLARGYSQIILAMDKGA, from the coding sequence ATGATCCGCAATCTTATCGTCGGGCTCGGCGCCATCTTCGGCATTCTTGTCGTCGTGGTCCTTTTCAGGACATTCAACTACGGCGCCGATCCGGTTGGCGGCCGCGTGGAGCTTCCAGAACCACCGGCGATTTCGGCTGAACGCGGCGCACAAAATCTTGCCCAGGCAATCCGCTTCCGCACCGTCACCGTAGCCCCGGGCGATCCTCGTCCGGGTCAGGAGGAACCGTGGATCGCGCTGCATCAATGGCTGGAGCAAACCTACCCCGCCGCGCATGCTGCAATGCAGAAAGAACTCGTGCCCGGCACCCTCACCCTGCTCTACACCTGGGAGGGTTCTGACCCCGGCCTGAACCCCATTCTTCTGATGGCCCACCAGGATGTTGTGCCGGTGAATATCGGCACGGAGGGCGACTGGACCGGCGCCCCCTTCGACGGCGATATTGTGGACGGTTTCATCTATGGACGCGGAACGATCGATGACAAAGGGTCGCTCGTTGCGCTGATGGAAGCGGCCGAAGCGCTTGCCACATCCGGCTTCCAGCCGAAGAGAACGATTCTTTTCATGTTCGGCCATGATGAGGAAGTTTCCGGATCGGGCGCCCAGGCGGGAATCGCGCTGCTGAAATCGCGCGGAATCGAGCCTGAAATGGCGCTGGATGAAGGCTTCATGATCGTCGATCCCTCCCCGCTTTCGGGGAAAGCCATGGGCTTCATCGGTATCGCCGAGAAGGGATATGTAACGCTGGAAATCACCGCGACCGGCGAAGGCGGGCATTCGTCCACCCCGCCGCGCGATTCGGCGGCGGTAAGGCTGGCCCGCGCGGTGGTTGCGCTCGATGAAAACCAGATGAAGGCGGACTTCACCAAACCTCCGGTGTCGGACCTTTTCCGCTCTGCGGCGCGGGACATGTCGTTTGTCCAGCGGATGGCCTTTGCAAACCTCTGGCTGTTTGAAGGCATGATCGAGAAACAGATGAGCGCCATTCCGAGCGCCAATGCGATGATCCGCACGACTACTGCGCCAACCATGCTGGCCGGTTCGGCGAAGGAAAACGTGCTGGCCCAGCGCGCTGTGGCCGTGGTCAACTTCCGTATCCATCCGAACAATACGGAAGAGGAAATCATCGAGCATGTGCGCGAAGTGACCGCCAGCATTCCGGGGATCGAGATCGCCGTTGGCCAGCAAGGCATCCGCGGCCAGGGCGCCTCGCCCGTTTCGCCCACGGACAATCTGGCTTACGCCGTTCTGGCCAGCGTTGCCGAAGCAACTGCCGGCGGCGCGCCGGCAGCCCCCGGCCTAGTGCTGGGCGCAACGGACGCGCGCTATGCCAGCGACATTACGCCGAATGTCTACCGGTTTGCGCCCTCGATCATGTCGCCGGAAGACCTGACCGGTTTCCATGGCACGAATGAGCGTCTTGCCGTGGAAAACATGGGCC
- a CDS encoding MFS transporter: protein MAVTIGEGTVRAMSQTGSSRLSFPRVLAFASLSIPIAGVGLPVGVYLAPLYANEVGLGLEMTGLLFMLLRFWDIFTDPVMGYMVDRYRSPWGRVRHWILLSVPILGIATYFVYMPPEGATAGYFIFWMLIFYVGFTLLQTSRSSWVPAIAKDYDDRSRLFLWPEIISVLSMLILLAIPAILAVAGVETDRFGQVAVMGWVLIIALPIAGFLACVFVPDPPLRGESKLVEKFELKPMIRAVRNPYFGKLLLIELLGATAIAVTASNFLFVAEYAFGASDGQTSMTLMLFFLMAILALPFWLWLARKTEKRTAYCVAVTMSGICFIGFIPLAPFGNFTSFLIASLIAGIPFSAPIFLARAMTADIVELQTAETGENRAGILYALLTSFNKVGSSLAFGVGYFIVGQIAQFRPGQENSESSILGLVIVFGLLPGILYLCAGLLVRTYPLTRAVQEETARQLETRVEIAPGG, encoded by the coding sequence TTGGCCGTCACCATTGGTGAAGGCACTGTGCGCGCCATGTCCCAAACTGGTTCTTCACGCTTGTCGTTTCCGCGAGTGCTGGCGTTTGCCTCGCTCAGCATTCCCATCGCCGGGGTCGGTCTGCCGGTCGGCGTTTACCTTGCGCCGCTCTATGCCAATGAGGTCGGCCTCGGGCTGGAGATGACGGGGCTGTTGTTCATGCTCCTGCGCTTCTGGGATATCTTCACCGATCCGGTGATGGGTTACATGGTGGATCGCTACCGCAGCCCCTGGGGCAGGGTGCGCCACTGGATCCTGCTGTCAGTGCCGATCCTCGGCATCGCGACTTACTTCGTCTACATGCCGCCCGAAGGCGCAACCGCCGGATACTTCATATTCTGGATGCTGATCTTCTATGTCGGCTTCACCTTGCTGCAGACATCGCGCTCCTCATGGGTGCCGGCGATTGCAAAGGATTATGACGACCGGTCTCGCCTGTTCCTCTGGCCGGAAATCATCTCTGTTCTCTCGATGCTGATCCTTCTGGCAATCCCGGCCATCCTTGCCGTTGCCGGCGTCGAGACAGACCGGTTCGGGCAGGTGGCTGTGATGGGCTGGGTGCTGATTATCGCCTTGCCGATAGCTGGCTTTCTCGCCTGCGTATTTGTGCCCGATCCACCGCTTCGGGGAGAGTCCAAGCTTGTCGAGAAGTTCGAGCTGAAGCCGATGATCCGCGCCGTGCGCAATCCCTATTTCGGCAAGCTCCTTCTGATCGAACTGCTCGGCGCAACGGCGATTGCAGTCACCGCATCGAACTTCCTGTTCGTGGCCGAATATGCCTTCGGCGCCAGTGATGGTCAGACCAGCATGACGCTGATGCTGTTTTTCCTGATGGCGATCCTTGCGCTGCCCTTCTGGCTGTGGCTTGCGCGCAAGACCGAAAAACGGACCGCCTATTGCGTCGCGGTGACCATGTCCGGCATCTGCTTCATCGGCTTCATTCCACTGGCGCCCTTCGGCAATTTCACCAGCTTCCTGATCGCATCGTTGATCGCGGGCATTCCCTTTAGCGCGCCCATCTTCCTCGCTCGTGCCATGACGGCGGATATCGTGGAGCTGCAGACTGCCGAAACGGGGGAGAACCGTGCAGGCATCCTCTATGCTCTGCTGACGAGCTTCAACAAGGTCGGCTCCAGCCTGGCTTTTGGCGTTGGCTATTTCATCGTTGGCCAGATCGCCCAGTTCCGGCCGGGGCAGGAGAACTCGGAGTCCTCCATCCTCGGCCTCGTCATCGTCTTTGGCTTGCTGCCTGGCATCCTTTACCTCTGCGCCGGTCTGCTCGTGCGGACCTATCCGCTCACCCGCGCCGTGCAGGAAGAAACTGCCCGCCAGCTCGAAACCCGGGTTGAGATTGCGCCCGGCGGGTAG
- a CDS encoding DUF924 family protein encodes MSALPSPEDVLAFWIGDASTSPEALAAQNKKWFQGGDAFDRELRDRFLPLLETLSAGPLARDWTARGARDRLAAIIVLDQMSRNIFRGSPRAFAQDMLALALCKEGLIAREDLILSEAERVFYYLPMEHSEEMGDQIRSVDLFTALAASARDGFKGFCDMTLDYARKHLDVIEEFGRFPHRNAVVGRTSTDAEQQWLAEGGGF; translated from the coding sequence ATGAGCGCGCTGCCCTCCCCCGAAGATGTCCTTGCCTTCTGGATTGGCGACGCATCGACCTCCCCGGAAGCCCTGGCGGCGCAGAACAAGAAATGGTTCCAGGGCGGCGACGCCTTTGACCGTGAACTGAGAGACCGTTTCCTGCCGCTACTCGAAACGCTCTCCGCCGGGCCGCTCGCCCGCGATTGGACGGCGCGTGGCGCGCGTGACCGGCTCGCGGCGATCATCGTGCTCGACCAGATGAGCCGGAACATCTTCCGCGGCAGCCCACGCGCCTTTGCGCAGGACATGCTGGCGCTCGCTCTGTGCAAGGAAGGCCTGATTGCACGCGAAGACCTGATCCTTTCCGAGGCGGAGCGCGTTTTCTATTACCTGCCGATGGAGCATTCCGAAGAGATGGGCGACCAGATCCGCTCAGTGGACCTCTTCACCGCACTGGCCGCCAGCGCGCGCGACGGCTTCAAAGGCTTCTGCGACATGACGCTCGACTATGCCCGCAAGCATCTGGACGTGATCGAGGAGTTCGGCCGCTTTCCTCACCGCAATGCCGTGGTCGGGAGAACCAGCACAGACGCTGAGCAGCAGTGGCTGGCCGAAGGCGGCGGGTTCTAG
- a CDS encoding aspartate kinase, protein MARTVLKFGGTSVGDLDRIANVAEIVAARAAKGEKLAVIVSAMSGETNKLVALADGAAGKELPRSLYHDEYDVVVASGEQVTAGLLALALRRRGLKARSWLGWQLRLKTDNSHGRARIMGFDDSSLPDSIDSGEIAVVAGFQGVTDEFRVTTLGRGGSDTSAVAVAAALGAQVCNIYTDVDGVYTTDPRIVPKAQRIDKISYEEMLEMASLGAKVLQTRSVELAMNHGVPVRVLSSFVKPGEESPGTLVCSEEEIVEKQVVSGVAYSRDEAKVTLYGVPDKPGSSAKIFSALARAGVNVDMIVQASSREASKANLVFTCTDRDSPFARETLESLQAEVGYERIEVIRDVSKISIIGVGMKSHTGVAEKMFTALSEKGINIDVIATSEIKISVLIAAPYTELAVRALHTAFGLDAD, encoded by the coding sequence ATGGCGCGTACAGTCCTGAAATTCGGTGGCACGTCGGTCGGGGATCTCGACCGGATTGCAAACGTGGCTGAGATCGTTGCGGCGCGGGCCGCTAAGGGCGAGAAGTTGGCCGTAATCGTTTCGGCCATGTCGGGCGAGACGAACAAGCTCGTTGCCCTGGCGGATGGCGCTGCCGGCAAGGAACTGCCGCGTAGCCTCTATCACGACGAATACGACGTTGTGGTCGCTTCTGGCGAGCAGGTCACCGCTGGCCTTCTGGCGTTGGCGCTGCGCCGCCGCGGCCTCAAGGCCCGCTCCTGGCTTGGCTGGCAGCTGCGTCTGAAGACAGACAACAGCCATGGCCGCGCCCGCATCATGGGCTTTGACGACAGTTCCCTGCCGGATTCGATTGATAGCGGCGAAATCGCTGTCGTTGCTGGCTTCCAGGGCGTTACCGACGAGTTCCGCGTCACCACGCTTGGCCGGGGCGGCTCTGACACCAGTGCCGTCGCGGTGGCGGCGGCCCTCGGCGCGCAGGTCTGCAACATCTACACCGATGTCGACGGCGTCTACACGACCGATCCCCGCATCGTTCCCAAGGCCCAGCGTATCGATAAGATTTCCTACGAGGAAATGCTCGAGATGGCCTCGCTCGGCGCCAAGGTGCTGCAGACGCGCTCGGTCGAGCTTGCGATGAACCATGGTGTGCCCGTGCGGGTGCTGTCCAGTTTTGTGAAACCCGGCGAAGAGTCCCCCGGCACTCTCGTCTGCTCAGAGGAAGAGATCGTGGAAAAACAGGTCGTCAGCGGCGTTGCCTATTCGCGGGACGAGGCCAAGGTCACGCTTTACGGCGTGCCGGACAAGCCGGGTTCTTCCGCCAAGATCTTCTCCGCGCTCGCCCGCGCCGGCGTGAATGTCGACATGATCGTCCAAGCTTCCTCCCGCGAAGCCTCCAAGGCGAACCTCGTCTTCACCTGCACGGACCGGGACAGTCCCTTTGCCCGCGAGACGCTCGAATCGCTCCAGGCGGAAGTCGGCTATGAGCGCATCGAGGTGATCCGCGATGTCTCCAAGATTTCCATCATCGGCGTCGGTATGAAGAGCCATACCGGTGTTGCTGAAAAGATGTTCACCGCGCTGTCGGAAAAAGGCATCAACATCGATGTTATTGCCACTTCCGAGATCAAGATTTCCGTCCTGATCGCGGCGCCCTATACAGAACTGGCGGTCCGGGCCCTGCATACTGCATTCGGGCTGGACGCCGACTGA
- the ptsP gene encoding phosphoenolpyruvate--protein phosphotransferase: MNSLRQVMAEDGDTRSRLDQVVRLIASTMVADVCSIYHREGDGSLLLIATEGLKPEAVNKTRMGANEGLVGYVARTAEPIAIEDAPRHAAFSYRPETGEDPFHAFLGVPILRTGGVIGVLVVQNRTERVYRDEEVETLQTIAMVLAEIVHRIEEDQSAPQPERRVRGNNGGNLRGRIFCEGLGYGRAVLHDPVVPAARFFAADQKQEATRLAEGLKDLRASIDRMMLVDGAALGEDPRDVMEAYRLLAHDNSWAEKLQEGVRSGLSAEAAVDRARREHRAKLQAARDPYLRERLHDLEDLDNRLLRILGGDESKPQISDESSVLIARRLGPAELLEYAKAGLRGILMEEAAASSHAAIVARALGIPAIGAIDDLTTMIEQGDYVIVDAEQGQVHIRPDDAVYDAYKTRVALRSERQAVYATLKGLPAQTRDGTTLSLMLNAGLDLDLDMLDQTGADGVGLFRTEFQFLVSDSLPRLEDQIGLYRKVLDRADGRPVVFRTLDLGGDKVLPILNQLREENPALGWRSIRFALDHKGLFRRQLRALVRAAGERPLTVMFPMVTTPEEFRAARELLDQEVEWSFQRTGQRPSKLEIGVMLETPALAFSLADLAGEVDFLSVGTNDLLQFFFAADRMTPSVSDRYELISPAALRFLKMVAETCQKAGIRLSVCGEATATPLAAFCFAAFGYSSLSMSGSAIGPVKQALRSIDLAGFRAGLEAALDKPNDAFRNQVLGIAIEHGANIPDS, encoded by the coding sequence ATGAACAGCCTTCGCCAGGTTATGGCGGAGGATGGGGATACCCGTTCGCGCCTGGATCAGGTCGTCCGGCTCATCGCGTCCACCATGGTCGCCGATGTGTGTTCCATCTATCACCGCGAAGGCGATGGCTCGCTCCTGCTGATCGCCACCGAAGGTCTGAAGCCGGAAGCCGTCAACAAGACGCGCATGGGCGCCAATGAGGGCCTTGTTGGCTATGTCGCCCGCACGGCCGAACCGATTGCGATCGAAGACGCCCCCCGCCATGCGGCCTTCTCCTACCGTCCGGAGACAGGGGAGGACCCCTTCCACGCCTTCCTGGGTGTGCCGATCCTGCGCACGGGCGGCGTCATCGGTGTTCTGGTCGTGCAAAACCGTACCGAACGGGTCTACCGCGATGAGGAGGTCGAAACCCTCCAGACCATCGCCATGGTACTGGCCGAAATCGTCCACAGGATCGAGGAAGACCAGTCTGCGCCCCAGCCCGAGCGCCGCGTGCGTGGCAACAATGGCGGCAATCTTCGGGGCCGCATCTTCTGCGAAGGTCTCGGCTATGGCCGGGCCGTGCTGCACGATCCGGTGGTTCCGGCGGCGCGCTTCTTTGCTGCCGATCAGAAGCAGGAAGCCACCCGTCTCGCAGAGGGGCTCAAAGACCTGCGCGCTTCGATCGACCGGATGATGCTGGTGGATGGCGCGGCTCTGGGGGAAGATCCGCGCGATGTGATGGAGGCCTACCGCCTTCTGGCGCATGACAATTCCTGGGCCGAGAAGCTGCAGGAGGGCGTCCGCTCCGGCTTGTCAGCCGAGGCCGCCGTTGACCGCGCCCGCCGCGAGCACCGTGCAAAACTGCAAGCGGCGCGCGATCCCTATCTGCGCGAGCGCCTGCACGATCTGGAAGACCTCGACAACCGCCTCCTGCGCATCCTCGGCGGGGATGAGAGCAAGCCGCAGATTTCTGACGAAAGCAGCGTCCTGATTGCCCGCCGGCTCGGTCCGGCGGAGTTGCTGGAATATGCCAAAGCAGGCCTGCGCGGCATCCTGATGGAGGAGGCGGCCGCCTCCTCGCACGCGGCGATCGTGGCGCGCGCGCTGGGCATTCCGGCCATCGGCGCCATTGACGACCTCACCACGATGATCGAGCAGGGCGATTATGTGATCGTCGATGCCGAGCAGGGGCAAGTTCACATCCGGCCCGACGACGCGGTTTACGATGCCTACAAGACCCGCGTTGCCCTGCGGTCCGAGCGGCAGGCTGTTTACGCCACCCTCAAGGGTCTGCCGGCCCAGACGCGCGATGGCACCACCCTGTCGCTGATGCTGAATGCTGGCCTCGATCTCGATCTCGATATGCTCGATCAGACCGGCGCTGACGGCGTTGGCCTGTTCCGCACGGAGTTCCAGTTCCTCGTTTCGGACTCTCTGCCGCGCCTGGAAGACCAGATCGGGCTCTACCGCAAGGTGCTGGACCGGGCTGATGGCCGGCCGGTGGTGTTCCGCACGCTCGATCTGGGCGGTGACAAGGTGCTGCCGATCCTCAACCAGCTGCGCGAGGAAAACCCCGCGCTCGGCTGGCGCTCGATCCGCTTTGCGCTCGACCATAAAGGCCTGTTCCGCCGCCAGCTGCGCGCACTGGTCCGGGCCGCCGGGGAGCGCCCGTTGACGGTCATGTTCCCGATGGTGACGACGCCGGAGGAGTTCCGCGCCGCCCGCGAGCTGCTCGATCAGGAAGTTGAGTGGAGCTTCCAGCGGACCGGGCAGCGGCCTTCCAAGCTCGAAATCGGCGTCATGCTGGAAACCCCGGCGCTGGCCTTCTCGCTGGCCGATCTGGCCGGGGAGGTCGATTTCCTCTCGGTCGGCACCAACGACCTCCTGCAATTCTTCTTCGCCGCCGACCGGATGACACCTTCTGTGTCAGACCGGTACGAGCTGATCAGCCCGGCGGCCCTGCGGTTTCTCAAAATGGTCGCCGAAACCTGCCAGAAGGCCGGTATCCGGCTTTCTGTGTGCGGCGAGGCAACGGCAACCCCGCTGGCAGCCTTCTGTTTTGCGGCGTTCGGATACAGCAGCCTGTCGATGTCCGGCTCGGCCATCGGCCCGGTCAAGCAGGCACTCAGATCCATTGATCTGGCAGGCTTCCGGGCAGGGCTGGAGGCCGCGCTGGATAAACCGAACGATGCGTTCCGTAACCAAGTGTTAGGGATCGCGATTGAACATGGTGCCAATATACCGGACAGCTGA
- the ubiG gene encoding bifunctional 2-polyprenyl-6-hydroxyphenol methylase/3-demethylubiquinol 3-O-methyltransferase UbiG: protein MARTIDAPGAPPVTPSIDPAEVAKFSAMAADWWNPNGKFKPLHRFNPTRLRFIRETAERHFGLAAGLRKPLDGLRLLDIGCGGGLVSEPMSRLGAAVTGVDASEANIKTALTHADEQGLKIDYRAGTAEGLLASGEALFDIVLNMEVVEHVADPAQFLADTARLVRPGGLMIVATLNKTAKSLATAVIGAEYILRWLPPGTHDWSKFLAPEDVTGPLQDAGMETEPPVGVSFQPVSGEWKLSSDLSVNYMVVARRPAP, encoded by the coding sequence ATGGCGAGAACAATTGACGCGCCCGGCGCCCCTCCAGTGACGCCGAGCATCGATCCGGCGGAAGTCGCCAAGTTCTCCGCCATGGCGGCAGACTGGTGGAACCCCAACGGCAAGTTCAAGCCGCTGCACCGGTTCAACCCCACCCGCCTGCGGTTCATCCGCGAGACGGCAGAGCGCCATTTCGGGCTGGCAGCGGGGCTGCGGAAACCTCTGGATGGCCTGCGCCTGCTGGATATCGGCTGTGGCGGCGGGCTTGTTTCCGAGCCAATGAGCCGGCTGGGCGCTGCGGTCACCGGCGTCGATGCGTCCGAAGCCAACATCAAGACCGCCCTCACCCATGCAGACGAGCAGGGTCTCAAGATCGATTACCGCGCAGGCACGGCCGAAGGGCTCCTCGCCTCCGGCGAAGCGCTGTTCGATATCGTGCTCAACATGGAAGTGGTGGAGCATGTTGCCGACCCGGCGCAGTTCCTCGCCGACACAGCCCGCCTTGTGCGCCCCGGCGGGCTGATGATCGTTGCCACGCTCAACAAGACGGCAAAGTCGCTGGCGACTGCTGTGATCGGCGCCGAATACATTCTGCGCTGGTTGCCACCGGGAACGCATGACTGGTCGAAATTCCTGGCGCCGGAAGATGTAACCGGCCCGCTGCAGGACGCCGGCATGGAAACCGAGCCGCCCGTTGGGGTTTCCTTCCAACCGGTCAGCGGGGAATGGAAACTCTCAAGCGACCTCAGCGTGAACTATATGGTCGTCGCCCGGAGACCCGCACCATGA